ctacagtgataggaaagacagtggggggacagggcttgggtggaaagataaggaggatGCTGAGGGGAGCCTGGAAGGCAAGCAAGATTGCTCTATTCATTGGTACTCTGACTCAATTCCTTAGAGAATCCCAGAgcccaacaatattattattattaatattacattttgaagcacttactttgtgtcaagcactgttctgagcactggggtagattcaaattaatcaggttggacacagtccttgtcctacatggggttcacagtccagtgAGGGaggacatgtatttaatccccattttgcatataaggaaactgaggcctcaagaagtgaagtgacttgcctaaggtcattcagcaaacAAATGacggagctgtaattagaacctaggtcctctgactcccagacctgtgctttttccagtagatcCCAGTGCTCTTCCAGCttcttaggaagcagcatggcgtagtgaatagagtctgggcctcagagtcagaaggtcatgggttctaatcctggctctgccacttgtctgttgtgtgaccttgggcaagtcacttcactcctctgggtctcagttccctcatctgtaaaatggggattaagactgtgagcctcacgtgggacaacctgattacctcgtatctaccccagcccttagaacggtgactggcacatagtaagtgcttaacaaataccataattattattattactattatattagtCACATTTTCAGTCCTAGTAATcactcagtgggatttactgagctcctactctatgtagagcactgtactaagtaatagtagtagtcagTCAGGAGCgctttacagggtgcagagcactaagcacttggaacaataaaatataacaataaacaggcacattccctgcctaatagaattattaagcacttactgtatgtggagcaccgtATTAgatgttgggaaagaatacacattcATGGCTCTGGTCCCTTTGAGGGGGTGCTCATAATCTAAAaaataaaagtggggagagggtatTGTGGAGAGCTAAAGATCATCTGGGCGCTGTGGCTAGAGAAccagatttcaggctcctcgtggctCAGAATTCACGGTCACAACAACTTCCATCCCCATCCCAGTGGGAACAGAGAAAGCTGGGAACAAGGAGCCTCCATGATGGGAGATGAGGGACGGAACTGACCAGttgacagagagggaaggagagcaggtgtaTTATTATGCAGCGGTCACTGTGCTAAACCTTGGGGTGGCTACATGATAATCATATCTGAGAATGTCAGATGATCATCCCTCCcaccctaatcaatcagtcagtcagtggtatttattgagtgcttactgtatgcagagcactgtagtaaatgttcGGGAAAGCActgtacgacagagttggtagacatgatccctgcccacgagaagcttatagtctacagaaggaggcagacattaaaatagatgaggGATAGGGGAATTAGTTgtgtataaggatatttatatgTGTGGTGGATTtacctccccttccatatacaccaggctaccactctcaccaccttcaaagcattattaaaatcacatctcctccaagaagccttccccgatgaagctgtctcttccctggctcgctctcccttccacgtcacctccgcacatggatctgtgacctttggtcatttgatattgCCCAACCCTGACCCCATTGCACTAGTCTATATAACTTTAAataatacattataaattatctattcatattaatgtccatctccccctctagatagtaagctcattgtggacagggaacatgtctaccaactctgttgtactgtaatctcccgagagtttagtacagtgctctgaacatagtcactgttcaataaataccactgactgattgattgattgattgattgatcactccaAGGTTacaccaagagggagagagagcaggtctcatacttgttttgttgtctgtccccccccccccgccccaatctagcccattgttgggtagggattgtctttatctgttgctgaattgtacttttcaagcacttagtacagtgctctgcacacaataagtgctcaataaatacgattgaatgaatgaatgaatctctggcaGAGGAAGAcagtaaggcccagagagggtacgtagtttgcccaaggccacccagcagtggAGTGACTGATCCGGAACTAGAACCtgcatctcctgactcctagtcccgttCTGGGTCCACCCCAACGACACTGCCTTTTCTGTGAGCCCAGCTTGGCATGGAAGAAGAGGGGctatggcatcatcatcatcatcatcatcatcatcatcatctcccagcGTAATGAATTTCCCCACTCCGCTTCCTCCTGAGTTGACCACTCCCTGAGTCATGCTCAACTTTCAAGGAACTCCACCCTCCCATTtgtcctccatcctccctttTGGATATTTCCCAATTTTTTCCCTGGCTGGGTCCCCATGGGAACATACACgaggatcgatcaatcatatttatcgagcacttattgcgtgtaaagcgctgtgctaagagttaggagagtacaatataacggtgcCCCATCCCCGTGATCCTAGAGCAGCTCAACTGAACTTtgaccttcctcccctttccccctccagccccttctcaCTAGATGGTGGCCATCAGTCCCCGCTCCCATCATTTCTTTTGACCCTCCCCTCCTAGGAGTTACTTCTGGGCTGGGGGATGCCAAATCGATTGTGCTGTACTGTGGAAATCGCACCGGAAAATCCTAGCCATGATGGGTCACGACCCTTGAGAATGACACTGGGCAATTCTAGTCGTGATGGGAATGACAGTGAGCAATCCCAACCATGATGAGATCCAGCCAAGGCCATGGAACTGCCAATCACAGAGGTGCCATGACTATCAATGCTCAATCGCAGAGGTACCGAGGCTATGAAACTGCCAATCGCAGAGGTGCCAGAGCTGAACTCCTGCGAGTCCTGGCATGAAGTAAGCTCCGGGAGGGGTCGAGATTTTCCCCACATATTGGGTTGTAAAGGTCTTTCTGGTCTCCTCAATTCCCAGGGTCATCCAAGGCGGGCGAGACTCCAGCAGTCCCCAGCCGAGACCTCCCGGCTCCTCATCCGGCCCAATGGCTGAGCCCCCGAACCGAACAGCCGTCGACGACAGCCGGGGTAGAAACTCGTCGGGGCACCAGTTCGCCACGAACAATACCGACTGGATCTGGTACACCGAGCTGACCCCCGAGGACATAGTCATCTACACCCTCATGCTGCTCACCAGCCTGGCCGGGCTGGCCGGCAACAGCCTGGTCCTCTGGTTCCTCGGCTTCCAGATCAAGCGCAACCCATTCACCGtctacatcctgcatctggccggGGCCGACTTCTCTTTCCTGTTGTGGCAAGCGACTCTGAGTGCCATTTCTGTGggccctcccatctctctggagtACGAAGACCTCCACACCGTGATAGGGCTGGTAAAATACACCTCCTACACGTCCGGCCTGGGCCTGCTGACGGCCATCAGCGCCGAGCGCTGTCTTTCCGTCCTCTTCCCCATCTGGTACCGCTGTAGCCGTCCGAAGCACCTGTCGGCCGTCGTGTGCTCCCTGATCTGGACGCTGTCCATCCTGGTGAATGTGCTGGATAGATTTTTCTGCAACTTCTCCCTTTACATCTCCTTCACTGACTGTTTCAAAACGAACGTAGCCATCGCCACGTTGATTTTCCTCATCTGCGTGCTCATGGGCCTGTCCAGTTTGAAGCTGTTAGTCCAGGTGCGATCCAGATCCCGATGCCATCCACCGGCCAAGCTCTACTGGGTCATTCTGATCACCGTCCTCGTGTACTTCACCTGCGGGCTCCCCATGGGTATCTACTGGTACCTTCTGTTTTGGTTCAAAGACTGGAAGATGTCTTATTTCCACGCCATCACGGAGCTGCTCTCCTGCGTGAACAGCTTCACCAATCCCATCATCTACGTCT
This portion of the Ornithorhynchus anatinus isolate Pmale09 chromosome 3, mOrnAna1.pri.v4, whole genome shotgun sequence genome encodes:
- the LOC100088688 gene encoding mas-related G-protein coupled receptor member D-like; this translates as MAEPPNRTAVDDSRGRNSSGHQFATNNTDWIWYTELTPEDIVIYTLMLLTSLAGLAGNSLVLWFLGFQIKRNPFTVYILHLAGADFSFLLWQATLSAISVGPPISLEYEDLHTVIGLVKYTSYTSGLGLLTAISAERCLSVLFPIWYRCSRPKHLSAVVCSLIWTLSILVNVLDRFFCNFSLYISFTDCFKTNVAIATLIFLICVLMGLSSLKLLVQVRSRSRCHPPAKLYWVILITVLVYFTCGLPMGIYWYLLFWFKDWKMSYFHAITELLSCVNSFTNPIIYVLVGTHWKRRFREPLRARFQRAFRLEPELEGEAEETPTTYTMELLA